CACTGATTGCGGATCAAATCGTGCGCGTCCCAAAAACTGTTGAAGACCTCACCCGTTGCGATGGGAATAAGTGTGTGTTCTCGAATCAGCCGGAAGGCATCGGGGTTCTCGGCTGGCGTGGGGTCTTCCAACCAGAAGAGATGGAAGGGCTCCAACTCTTTGCCAAGACGTGCCGCTTCAATGGGCGTCAAGCGATGGTGGACATCGTGCAAGAGATGCAGATCTTCACCTACCTCGCTCCGTAGTCGCTCAAATAACTTCGGTGCAAAGTTAAGGTAACGCTCCGTCGACCATAGGCTTTCACTCGGCAACCCACGCTCTGCAGGCTCGTATGACTTCCCCGCCTTAGGTACACCATAGCTGGATGCAACATTTGGAACCCCCGATTGCGCACGCACGGCGAGATACCCCATCTCAACATGCTTCTGCACAGAATCAACAGCCTCCTCAATATTGCTGCCGTTTGCATGCGCATACACGAGCACTCCGTCGCGGCTCTTCCCTCCCAGCAGGTTGTAAACAGGTGTTCCTAATGCCTTGCCCTTGATGTCCCATAGTGCGACGTCCACCGCAGCGATCGCGCACATAGTGACTGGACCGCGACGCCAATAGGCACCGCGATAGAGATACTGCCAAGTATCTTCGATGCGCGAAGGGTCGCGGCCGATGAGGCA
This genomic stretch from Terriglobus saanensis SP1PR4 harbors:
- the manD gene encoding D-mannonate dehydratase ManD, with amino-acid sequence MKIIAARLIVCSPDRNFVTLKIETDEGIYGLGDATLNGRELAVAAYLEEHVIPCLIGRDPSRIEDTWQYLYRGAYWRRGPVTMCAIAAVDVALWDIKGKALGTPVYNLLGGKSRDGVLVYAHANGSNIEEAVDSVQKHVEMGYLAVRAQSGVPNVASSYGVPKAGKSYEPAERGLPSESLWSTERYLNFAPKLFERLRSEVGEDLHLLHDVHHRLTPIEAARLGKELEPFHLFWLEDPTPAENPDAFRLIREHTLIPIATGEVFNSFWDAHDLIRNQWIDYLRLTIVHGGGITALKKTADFAAVYQVRTGFHGATDLSPITMAAALHFNLAIHNFGIQEHMCHTALTDEVFPHSYSFDAGYMSVTDAPGLGVDIDEELAARYPYQRAYLPIARKLDGTLTDW